Genomic window (Mycolicibacterium smegmatis):
GGACATCTGTGGCGCTGGGAACTGCAGCCCGCCGGTGAGGGGCGCACGCTGGTCACCCACACCTACGACTGGACGCAGCTCACCGACGAGAAACGCTTCCCCAAGGCGAGCGCGACCACCGCCGACAAGCTGCAGGAGTCCGTCGATCGGCTCGCCGCGATCGTCGAGGGCTAACGCTTCTCGGCGAACTCCCGCAGCGACTCCACCTGCGCGGGATCCAGTGACGGACGCACGGTTTCGCGCGCCTTGGCGACGTCGGCGGCCGTGACGTCGGCCGCGTCGATCGAGCGGCGCATGGCCGTCATCGCCGATTCCCGCAGCAGCGCAACGCAATCGGCCGCGCTGTAGCCGTCCAGATCGTCCGCCAGGCTGTCGAGGTCGACATCATCGGCCAGCGGGATGGATTTGCCTGCGGTACGCAGGATGTCGCGGCGCGCGGCGGCGTCCGGCGGTTCCACGAACACCAGGCGCTCGAGGCGCCCTGGCCGCAGCAACGCCGGGTCGATAAGGTCGGGCCGGTTGGTGGCGCCGAGCACGACGACGTCACGCAGCGGCTCGATGCCGTCGAGTTCGGTGAGCAGCGACGCCACCACCTTGTCGGTGACCCCGGAGTCGAAGTTCTGTCCGCGGCGCGGCGCGAGCGCGTCGATCTCGTCGAGGAACACCAGCGAGGGCGCCGAATCCCGGGCCCTGGCGAACAGTTCCCGCACGGCCTTCTCCGAGGAGCCGACCCATTTGTCCATCAGCTCAGAGCCTTTGACGGCGTGCACCGACAACCGACCCGAACTGGCCAGGGCGCGCACCACGAACGTCTTGCCGCACCCGGGCGGACCGTAGAGCAGCACGCCGCGCGGCGGGTCGATGCCGAGGCGGGAGAACGTGTCGGGGTGCTGCAGCGGCCACAACACGGCCTCGGTGAGCGCACGCTTGGTCTCGACCATGTCGCCGACATCGTCGAGCGTGACCGAACCGACCGACACCTCCTCGGACGCCGAACGCGACAACGGCCGGATGACCGTGAGCGCGCCCTCGAGGTCCTCGTGACGCAGCACCGGATCGTCGTCGGAGGAACTGGCCCTCGCGGCCGCCCGCAGCGCGCCCTCGCGGACCACGGCGGCCAGATCGGCCACCACGAAACCGGGTGTGTGATCAGCGATGTCGCCCAGATCGAGGTCCTCGGACGGGACCCCGCGCAACAGCATCTCCAGCAGCGACCTGCGGGCCGTGGCGTCGGGCAGGCTCAACCCCAGTTCGCGGTCGCACACCTCGGGTGCGCGCAACCGGGCGTCGACGTTCTCGGGAACCGCGGACGTCGCGATGAACGCCACGCCTGGCGTGGCAACGGCCTTGCGCAGTTCGGCGAGGATCAGCGTCGCCACGGGTTCGGGTGGCCGCATCTCGTTGCCCGCGGGCAGCAGCGCGTCGACGTCGGCGATGAACAGGACGCCGCCGGACTCGGTCACGGCCGCCACCGCCGACGTGACGCTGCGCAGGCGTTCGTCGACCTGCAGCGCACCGACCTCGGGGCCGTCGAGTTCCACCACGCGCCGCGAGGCGCAGACCGCGCGCACCATGGTGGCCTTGCCGACGCCGGCCGGACCGGACACGAGCACGCCCAGATGCGGTGTGGCGCCCAGGGTCTTGAGAAGTTCGGGCTCGTCGAGGGACAGCCGCAGCCACTCGTCGAGTTTGACGGCCTGCGGATGGGTCACCTTGACGTCGTCGAACGACACGGGCTGTTCGGACCGTTGCGGGCTGACGGTGTGCCGGCCCGTGGGTGGTGGTGCGGGATCTTCGGGAGTACCGGTACCCCACGACACCACCGAATTCGGTTGCACGCTCACCGTGCCCGGCGGATCGACCGCGGTGACGGTCAGGAGCTCGGAGGTCCAGGTGATGCCCACCGACGACGCCAGAGCGCTGGTGGCCGCCGAGGTGGACGTGCCGGGTCCGAGGTCGCGGGGCAGCAGCGAGACGGTGTCGCCGACCGTCATCACCTTGCCCAACAGGGCCATCCGCAACGTCGCGGGGGAGATGGACTGTGTGGCCAGGCGTGAACCAGACACCGTGACCGACCGCGCGCCGTACACCGTCACGGGCGACACCAGCACGGCGGCGTTCTCGCGCACCCCGGCGTTGGACAGCGTGACGTCGTCGAGCAGTGCGGTGCCGGCGGGCACCCCGGGCCCGGCCACGCCCGCGACGGCCGCGGTGGTGCGCGTCCCGGTCAGGGCCACCGCATCCCACTCCCGGATGCCGAGCGCGGCAAGCACTTCGGGATGCAGACGCACGACGCCGCGGCGGGAGTCCAGCGCGGAGGTGTTCAGGCGTGCCGTGAGCCGCAGATGGCTGAGGGGGGTGTCGTACTGATCGGCGCCGCCGAATTCGTCGTCGAAACCCTGCGACATGTCACCTTCCCGGCTTGCGGAGACCCAGGCGCGCCATCGACCGCCGATGCGGCTGTGCACGACGGATGGCGCGGCGCGCGGCGCGCCGCTGTTTCGGTTTCACGTCCCACGACTCCGGATGGCTGGCCACCCAGTGCTTGGTGCGGACCGCGAACGGGATGTGGATCACGTAGGCCACGATGATGACCATGATCACGATGTAGCCGTAGAACACCGACGCCGCAACGCCGATGGCCACCAGCACCAGCAGCGGGGCCGCCATGTTCGGCGACACCGAGAACGTGTGGATCTTGCGCATCGGGATCCGGCTGACCACCAGCAGCGAGACGCCGATCATCCAGATGATCACGACCCACTCGGCCGTCACGCTGTTCCACCACTCGCCGGGCCACTGCATCTTGGCCGCCAGCGGGCCGATCGCGCCGATCGCACCCGCGGGGGCAGGCATGCCGACGAAGTACTCCTTCTCGTACGCGGGCTGGTCCACGTCCAGCAGC
Coding sequences:
- a CDS encoding AAA family ATPase; translation: MSQGFDDEFGGADQYDTPLSHLRLTARLNTSALDSRRGVVRLHPEVLAALGIREWDAVALTGTRTTAAVAGVAGPGVPAGTALLDDVTLSNAGVRENAAVLVSPVTVYGARSVTVSGSRLATQSISPATLRMALLGKVMTVGDTVSLLPRDLGPGTSTSAATSALASSVGITWTSELLTVTAVDPPGTVSVQPNSVVSWGTGTPEDPAPPPTGRHTVSPQRSEQPVSFDDVKVTHPQAVKLDEWLRLSLDEPELLKTLGATPHLGVLVSGPAGVGKATMVRAVCASRRVVELDGPEVGALQVDERLRSVTSAVAAVTESGGVLFIADVDALLPAGNEMRPPEPVATLILAELRKAVATPGVAFIATSAVPENVDARLRAPEVCDRELGLSLPDATARRSLLEMLLRGVPSEDLDLGDIADHTPGFVVADLAAVVREGALRAAARASSSDDDPVLRHEDLEGALTVIRPLSRSASEEVSVGSVTLDDVGDMVETKRALTEAVLWPLQHPDTFSRLGIDPPRGVLLYGPPGCGKTFVVRALASSGRLSVHAVKGSELMDKWVGSSEKAVRELFARARDSAPSLVFLDEIDALAPRRGQNFDSGVTDKVVASLLTELDGIEPLRDVVVLGATNRPDLIDPALLRPGRLERLVFVEPPDAAARRDILRTAGKSIPLADDVDLDSLADDLDGYSAADCVALLRESAMTAMRRSIDAADVTAADVAKARETVRPSLDPAQVESLREFAEKR
- the pssA gene encoding CDP-diacylglycerol--serine O-phosphatidyltransferase, with protein sequence MIKARIKRPSFTVRMLPSALTVAAICLGLSAVKMALDNRPTEAMAFLAAAAILDALDGRVARMLKATSKMGEEIDSLADAVNFGVAPAFIVYGTLLSHSRVGWIVVLLYAVCIVLRLARFNALLDVDQPAYEKEYFVGMPAPAGAIGAIGPLAAKMQWPGEWWNSVTAEWVVIIWMIGVSLLVVSRIPMRKIHTFSVSPNMAAPLLVLVAIGVAASVFYGYIVIMVIIVAYVIHIPFAVRTKHWVASHPESWDVKPKQRRAARRAIRRAQPHRRSMARLGLRKPGR